From the Theobroma cacao cultivar B97-61/B2 chromosome 2, Criollo_cocoa_genome_V2, whole genome shotgun sequence genome, one window contains:
- the LOC18609488 gene encoding uncharacterized protein LOC18609488 isoform X1: MDGEEGMTELRTQVLRNVFQKNFYFKTNTPIICKNAAGCKVSDLGDNCRMEGFFTGEKDRGRPRKKPEREKEGNDAGSSPRSIGLGLTPCQYRSSTCGPPLFN; this comes from the exons ATGGACGGTGAGGAAGGGATGACAGAACTAAGGACTCAGGTTTTAAg AAATGTTTTTCAGAAAAACTTTTACTTCAAAACAAACACACCCATAATATGCAAAAATGCTGCGGGCTGCAAGGTCAGTGACCTTGGGGATAACTGCAGAATGGAGGGGTTTTTTACGGGGGAGAAGGATCGAGGACGTCCAAGGAAAAAAccagagagagaaaaggaaggAAATGATGCCGGATCATCTCCTCGATCTATCGGTTTAG GTCTTACTCCTTGTCAATACCGGAGCTCAACTTGCGGTCCACCGTTGTTTAACTGA
- the LOC18609488 gene encoding uncharacterized protein LOC18609488 isoform X3 has product MDGEEGMTELRTQVLRNVFQKNFYFKTNTPIICKNAAGCKVSDLGDNCRMEGFFTGEKDRGRPRKKPEREKEGNDAGSSPRSIGLVWTRE; this is encoded by the exons ATGGACGGTGAGGAAGGGATGACAGAACTAAGGACTCAGGTTTTAAg AAATGTTTTTCAGAAAAACTTTTACTTCAAAACAAACACACCCATAATATGCAAAAATGCTGCGGGCTGCAAGGTCAGTGACCTTGGGGATAACTGCAGAATGGAGGGGTTTTTTACGGGGGAGAAGGATCGAGGACGTCCAAGGAAAAAAccagagagagaaaaggaaggAAATGATGCCGGATCATCTCCTCGATCTATCGGTTTAG TATGGACCAGAGAATGA
- the LOC18609488 gene encoding uncharacterized protein LOC18609488 isoform X2, with the protein MDGEEGMTELRTQVLRNVFQKNFYFKTNTPIICKNAAGCKVSDLGDNCRMEGFFTGEKDRGRPRKKPEREKEGNDAGSSPRSIGLGCCCTLNLLELSV; encoded by the exons ATGGACGGTGAGGAAGGGATGACAGAACTAAGGACTCAGGTTTTAAg AAATGTTTTTCAGAAAAACTTTTACTTCAAAACAAACACACCCATAATATGCAAAAATGCTGCGGGCTGCAAGGTCAGTGACCTTGGGGATAACTGCAGAATGGAGGGGTTTTTTACGGGGGAGAAGGATCGAGGACGTCCAAGGAAAAAAccagagagagaaaaggaaggAAATGATGCCGGATCATCTCCTCGATCTATCGGTTTAG gttGTTGCTGCACTCTGAATTTACTTGAATTGTCTGTTTAA
- the LOC18609492 gene encoding probable polygalacturonase At1g80170 isoform X2 — protein MSYWIYTNQSIFQTEKKKEQIMDKLFLVSFLGLLIAACGVAGNMLDDNFNLLREAEDLDIAEDDVELFEIPSWTSERGGKVLVNVDSFGAVGDGVSDDTQIDGTIVAPDEPKNWDPDLARLWLDFSKLHGVAFQGNGVIDGSGGKWWASSCKKNKSNPCRGAPTALTIDSSSSIKVKGLTIQNSQQMNFVISKSESVRVYEVRVSSPGDSPNTDGIHITGSTNVVLQDCKIGTGDDCISIVNASSAIKMKRIYCGPGHGVSIGSLGKDNSMGIVTKVVLDTAFLRETSNGVRIKTWQGGSGYVRGVRFENVRMEDVANPIIIDQFYCDSPTTCQNQTSAVQISQIMYRNISGITKSTEAMKFACSDTVPCLNIVLSNINLEKKDGTVETYCNSAQGFGYGVVHPSADCLSSHDKGSILIDQKENAELVEPTRDHIAHTEL, from the exons ATGTCTTATTGGATTTATACAAATCAATCAATCTTccaaacagaaaaaaaaaaggaacaaatcATGGATAAATTATTCCTGGTTTCCTTCCTTGGTTTGCTGATAGCAGCATGTGGAGTAGCAGGAAACATGCTAGATGACAACTTTAACCTACTTAGAGAGGCTGAAGACCTGGACATAGCAGAAGATGATGTGGAACTTTTTGAGATCCCATCTTGGACAAGTGAACGTGGTGGCAAGGTTCTTGTGAATGTGGATAGCTTTGGTGCAGTTGGAGATGGAGTTTCTGATGACACCCAG ATCGATGGAACAATAGTAGCACCAGATGAACCTAAGAACTGGGACCCAGATCTTGCACGACTCTGGCTTGATTTTTCTAAGCTGCACGGAGTGGCGTTCCAAGGAAACGGAGTTATTGATGGCTCTGGCGGCAAATGGTGGGCATCTTCTTGCAAAAAGAACAAGTCAAAT CCTTGCAGAGGGGCACCAACA GCACTGACTATAGATTCAAGCTCATCTATTAAGGTAAAAGGCCTTACCATTCAGAACAGCCAACAGAtgaatttcgtcatttccaaGTCTGAATCTGTACGAGTATATGAAGTACGAGTCTCATCTCCAGGAGACAGTCCAAACACTGATGGGATCCACATAACTGGATCAACTAATGTTGTTCTTCAAGACTGCAAAATAGGAACAG GGGATGATTGCATCTCAATTGTCAATGCTTCATCTGCTATCAAGATGAAGAGAATATATTGTGGACCAGGACATGGAGTCAG CATTGGAAGCCTTGGGAAGGATAACTCCATGGGCATTGTTACGAAGGTGGTCTTGGATACAGCATTTCTAAGGGAGACTAGCAATGGGGTCAGGATTAAAACTTGGCAG GGTGGTTCCGGTTATGTTCGTGGGGTGCGTTtcgaaaatgtgaggatggaAGATGTTGCCAACCCCATCATTATTGATCAATTCTACTGCGATTCACCAACAACCTGCCAAAACCAG ACATCAGCAGTGCAAATAAGCCAGATTATGTACCGAAACATTAGTGGGATAACAAAAAGCACAGAAGCAATGAAGTTTGCCTGCAGTGATACTGTTCCCTGCCTCAATATAGTGCTGAGCAATATAAACTTAGAGAAAAAGGATGGCACGGTGGAGACCTACTGCAACTCCGCCCAAGGCTTTGGCTATGGTGTCGTGCATCCTTCAGCTGACTGCCTAAGTTCCCACGACAAAGGCTCTATTCTTATTGATCAGAAAGAAAATGCGGAGCTTGTTGAACCCACCAGAGATCATATTGCTCACACAGAACTCTAA
- the LOC18609493 gene encoding LOW QUALITY PROTEIN: pyrrolidone-carboxylate peptidase (The sequence of the model RefSeq protein was modified relative to this genomic sequence to represent the inferred CDS: inserted 2 bases in 1 codon), with amino-acid sequence MGSEGPKAVTIHVTGFKKFQGVAENPTETIVNTLMNFVQRKKSLPAGVTLGSCTVLETAGNGALPMLYKVLESGISGINANNEQVIWLHMGVNSGAQQFALEKQAVNEATFRCPDELGWQPQQLQVVAEDGGTYRKRETTCSTEVILKFLKRMGYDVTISDDAGRFVCNYVYYHXAEQKGHKSLFVHVPIFSKINEETQMQFSASLLEAIASTC; translated from the exons ATGGGGTCTGAAGGACCAAAGGCTGTAACTATTCATGTAACTGGATTTAAGAAGTTTCAAGGGGTTGCTGAAAATCCAACAGAAACTATAGTTAATACCCTGATGAATTTTGTTCAAAGGAAAAAGTCGTTGCCTGCTGGTGTTACTCTAGGGAGTTGCACTGTCCTTGAGACTGCAGGCAATGGTGCTCTTCCCATGCTTTACAAGGTCTTGGAATCAGGCATCTCAGGAATCAACGCAAACAATGAACAAGTTATATGG CTTCACATGGGGGTTAACAGTGGAGCTCAACAATTTGCCCTTGAAAAGCAGGCTGTAAATGAAGCCACTTTCCGATGTCCAGATGAGCTAGGATGGCAACCTCAG CAACTCCAGGTTGTTGCTGAGGATGGAGGAACTTATCGGAAACGAGAG ACGACTTGTTCTACTGAAGTGATCCTCAAGTTTTTAAAGCGCATGGGCTATGATGTGACAATATCCGATGATGCAGGCCGATTTGTATGCAATTATGTCTACTACCA TGCGGAACAGAAGGGTCACAAATCTCTTTTTGTTCATGTTCCCATCTTCtcaaaaattaatgaagaGACACAGATGCAATTTTCAGCTTCCCTTTTGGAGGCCATCGCATCAACCTGCTAA
- the LOC108661004 gene encoding pentatricopeptide repeat-containing protein At3g13880, giving the protein MQGTRFLSLVRRLTTLAPSNFKSFTSYCDPSPHLGIYYKNETINDLIKSGRLNDAQNLFNQMPTRDSITYNLLISGHGRYGNLKQALYLYKEMVSGGIKESGPTFSSVVTVCGNGGFYREGIQVHCRVISLGFRLNLFIGSSLVNLYLRMGLDDVALKLFDQLPERNLAVWNLMLNGFLELGKIEKLFEFYGQMEWDGVKPNGHSFCYLFRACCNERFFNEGKQLHCHVIKAGWVELNVFVANALVDFYSACRSVVDARKAFSIIPVEDVISWNSIISVHAENNMLCDVLELLGRMHFWEKKPSVLCFLGFLNLSSRKGDILFGRQIHCFVTKIGFYSGSVHIQSALIDMYGKCGDIGSSVSVYESASERTLECCNSLVTSLLHCGITEDVFEMFGLMVDEGIGIDEVTLSTTLKALSVTTYASLGSCKLLHCCAIKSGYESDMAVSCSLINGYSRCGHFELSCQVFKTLPSPNVFCFTSIINGYARNGMGKEGVSLLEAMIQKGLIPDKVTFLCVLSGCDHAGLVEEGKLVFNLMKSFYGICPERQHFSCMIDLLGRAGLLSEAEKLLQQAPGGGDPVMWSSLLRSCSIYKNEIVGKRAAKVLMDLGQEDFASCLQVSNFYSEVGEFEAALQIREIGMARKVMREIGRSLIEVKTSC; this is encoded by the coding sequence ATGCAGGGAACTAGATTTTTGTCCTTGGTCCGTAGGTTGACAACCTTAGCACCATCCAATTTCAAGTCCTTCACATCCTACTGTGATCCAAGCCCTCATCTGGGTATTTACTACAAAAACGAAAcaattaatgacttaattaaatccGGGCGTTTAAACGATGCCCAAAACCTGTTCAACCAAATGCCCACAAGAGATAGCATTACATATAACTTGTTGATTTCTGGGCACGGTCGATATGGGAATCTAAAGCAAGCTCTGTATCTTTATAAAGAAATGGTTTCGGGAGGAATCAAAGAAAGTGGTCCTACATTTTCTTCTGTGGTTACTGTTTGTGGGAATGGGGGGTTTTATAGAGAAGGAATTCAAGTTCATTGCAGGGTGATTTCCCTTGGGTTTAGATTGAATTTGTTTATTGGAAGCTCACTTGTGAATCTTTATCTGCGTATGGGACTTGATGACGTGGCTTTGAAGTTGTTTGATCAATTGCCTGAGCGGAATTTAGCTGTATGGAATTTGATGCTAAATGGATTTTTGGAGCTTGGTAAAATAGAGAAATTATTTGAGTTTTACGGCCAAATGGAGTGGGACGGTGTCAAGCCAAATGGGCAtagtttttgttatttgtttcGCGCTTGTTGTAATGAGAGGTTTTTTAATGAAGGAAAGCAGCTGCATTGCCATGTGATTAAGGCTGGATGGGTGGAACTTAATGTTTTTGTTGCCAATGCTTTGGTGGATTTTTATTCTGCCTGCAGGAGTGTTGTTGATGCCAGGAAAGCGTTTTCGATTATTCCAGTTGAGGATGTGATATCATGGAATTCAATTATTTCTGTACACGCCGAGAACAATATGTTGTGTGACGTACTTGAGTTATTGGGTAGGATGCATTTCTGGGAGAAAAAACCATCTGTTCTTTGCTTTTTGGGGTTCTTGAATTTATCCAGTAGGAAAGGGGATATACTATTTGGGAGGCAAATTCACTGTTTTGTTACAAAAATTGGCTTTTATTCTGGGAGTGTTCATATTCAGTCAGCTTTAATTGATATGTACGGGAAATGTGGTGACATTGGAAGCTCTGTGTCTGTATATGAGAGTGCTTCTGAGAGAACGTTGGAGTGCTGTAACTCATTGGTAACCTCGTTGTTGCACTGTGGTATCACTGAAGATGTGTTTGAGATGTTCGGTTTGATGGTTGATGAAGGAATTGGGATTGATGAGGTTACTCTCTCTACCACGCTGAAAGCATTATCAGTGACCACTTATGCTAGTTTGGGCAGCTGCAAACTGTTGCACTGTTGTGCTATAAAATCCGGTTATGAATCTGATATGGCAGTTTCATGTTCTCTAATCAATGGGTATTCAAGATGTGGTCATTTTGAACTTTCTTGCCAGGTTTTCAAAACACTTCCTTCACCAAATGTCTTCTGCTTTACGTCTATAATCAATGGATATGCCCGAAATGGAATGGGAAAAGAAGGTGTCAGCCTGTTGGAAGCAATGATCCAGAAGGGCCTGATACCTGACAAAGTGACATTCTTGTGTGTTTTAAGTGGGTGTGACCATGCAGGGTTGGTTGAAGAAGGAAAGTTAGTGTTTAACttaatgaaatctttttatgGCATTTGCCCGGAACGGCAGCATTTTTCATGTATGATAGACCTTTTAGGCCGAGCAGGTCTGCTGAGTGAAGCTGAAAAGTTGTTGCAACAGGCACCAGGAGGGGGTGATCCTGTGATGTGGAGTTCATTGCTACGAAGTTGTAGTATCTACAAGAATGAGATAGTGGGAAAAAGAGCAGCAAAAGTCTTGATGGATCTCGGGCAGGAGGATTTTGCCAGTTGTTTGCAGGtctcaaatttttattctgAAGTAGGGGAATTTGAAGCCGCATTGCAGATTAGAGAGATTGGTATGGCAAGAAAGGTGATGAGGGAGATTGGTCGCAGTTTAATTGAGGTGAAGACTTCCTGTTAA
- the LOC18609489 gene encoding polygalacturonase At1g48100, with the protein MSHLSFKSLTFLFLIAFLVWSSSIETCIARRGKHWRRSRLTAASLSKKKGKGHGNHNYHKGGSKPKAPSHKTPPSPKPKAPPSPKPKEEVPSTPPPQKGYGSGQHSDVFDVVDFGAKGDGKTDDTKAFQSAWAAACKVEASTVVVPAEFVFLVGPISFSGPYCQANIVFQLDGTIIAPADSQPWGQGILQWLEFSKLRGITVQGKGIIDGRGSGWWQDAPYEDPYDDERKLIIPLNSIVQEMPPMPVRNELSGKMPSIKPTALRFYGSFNVTVTGITIQNSPQCHLKFDNCMGVVVHDMTVSSPGDSPNTDGIHLQNSKDVLIHGSNLACGDDCVSIQTGCSNVYIHNVNCGPGHGISIGSLGKDNTKACVSNITVRDIIMQNTMNGVRIKTWQGGSGSVQGVLFSNIQVSEVQLPIVIDQYYCDKRACKNETAAVALSGITYEKIRGTYTVKPVHLACSDSLPCIGVTLSAIELKPLQERYHLYDPFCWQSFGELTTPTVPPISCLQIGKPSNNRVQADHDVC; encoded by the exons atgagtcATCTCAGCTTCAAAAGCCtcacatttttgtttttgattgcTTTTCTTGTGTGGTCTTCGAGTATTGAAACTTGCATTGCTAGAAGAGGCAAGCATTGGAGGCGGAGCAGGCTTACAGCAGCTTCACTATctaagaagaaaggaaaaggtcATGGTAATCACAATTACCACAAAGGAGGATCAAAGCCTAAAGCTCCTTCTCATAAAACTCCTCCATCTCCTAAGCCGAAAGCTCCTCCATCACCCAAGCCCAAAGAAGAAGTCCCTTCAACGCCACCGCCCCAGAAAGGTTACGGCAGCGGACAGCATTCTGACGTCTTCGACGTGGTAGATTTTGGCGCCAAGGGTGATGGGAAAACTGATGATACCAAG GCATTCCAATCCGCATGGGCAGCTGCATGTAAAGTGGAAGCATCAACGGTTGTCGTTCCAGCTGAATTCGTGTTCCTTGTAGGACCCATTTCATTCTCTGGTCCATACTGCCAAGCAAACATTGTATTTCAG CTGGATGGTACAATAATTGCTCCAGCTGACTCTCAACCCTGGGGTCAAGgaattttacaatggcttgAATTCTCAAAGCTGAGAGGTATAACAGTTCAGGGAAAAGGTATCATTGATGGAAGAGGCTCAGGGTGGTGGCAAGATGCCCCATACGAAGATCCCTATGATGATGAAAGAAAACTCATAATCCCACTAAACAGCATAGTTCAAGAAATGCCACCAATGCCG GTCAGAAATGAACTTAGTGGAAAAATGCCAAGCATCAAACCAACA GCACTTAGGTTTTATGGGAGTTTTAATGTGACAGTCACAGGCATAACAATTCAAAACAGTCCTCAATGCCATCTCAAGTTTGATAATTGCATGGGAGTCGTGGTGCATGATATGACCGTTTCATCTCCTGGGGACAGTCCTAACACAGATGGAATCCACCTACAAAACTCCAAAGATGTGCTAATTCATGGCAGTAATCTTGCCTGtg GTGATGACTGTGTTTCCATACAAACAGGATGCTCAAATGTATACATTCACAACGTGAACTGTGGACCAGGGCATGGGATCAGCATTGGAAGCTTGGGAAAGGATAATACCAAAGCCTGTGTCTCAAACATCACTGTCCGTGATATCATTATGCAAAACACGATGAATGGTGTCAGAATAAAAACATGGCAG GGTGGATCGGGCTCTGTGCAGGGGGTTCTGTTCTCAAACATTCAAGTTTCTGAGGTCCAACTTCCAATTGTGATTGATCAATATTACTGTGACAAAAGGGCATGTAAGAATGAAACCGCTGCAGTTGCTCTATCAGGAATCACCTATGAAAAAATAAGAGGGACATACACAGTAAAACCTGTGCACTTAGCCTGTAGCGACAGCCTTCCATGTATAGGTGTAACTCTATCTGCCATTGAGCTAAAGCCACTGCAGGAACGCTACCACCTATATGATCCATTTTGCTGGCAAAGTTTTGGAGAGTTGACCACCCCCACTGTCCCTCCAATCAGTTGTTTACAGATTGGCAAGCCGTCGAATAACAGAGTCCAAGCTGATCATGATGTGTGCTGA
- the LOC18609492 gene encoding probable polygalacturonase At1g80170 isoform X1, whose product MSYWIYTNQSIFQTEKKKEQIMDKLFLVSFLGLLIAACGVAGNMLDDNFNLLREAEDLDIAEDDVELFEIPSWTSERGGKVLVNVDSFGAVGDGVSDDTQAFRKAWETACSTPKSVFLVPPGRSYLVNATKFKGPCADKLVVQIDGTIVAPDEPKNWDPDLARLWLDFSKLHGVAFQGNGVIDGSGGKWWASSCKKNKSNPCRGAPTALTIDSSSSIKVKGLTIQNSQQMNFVISKSESVRVYEVRVSSPGDSPNTDGIHITGSTNVVLQDCKIGTGDDCISIVNASSAIKMKRIYCGPGHGVSIGSLGKDNSMGIVTKVVLDTAFLRETSNGVRIKTWQGGSGYVRGVRFENVRMEDVANPIIIDQFYCDSPTTCQNQTSAVQISQIMYRNISGITKSTEAMKFACSDTVPCLNIVLSNINLEKKDGTVETYCNSAQGFGYGVVHPSADCLSSHDKGSILIDQKENAELVEPTRDHIAHTEL is encoded by the exons ATGTCTTATTGGATTTATACAAATCAATCAATCTTccaaacagaaaaaaaaaaggaacaaatcATGGATAAATTATTCCTGGTTTCCTTCCTTGGTTTGCTGATAGCAGCATGTGGAGTAGCAGGAAACATGCTAGATGACAACTTTAACCTACTTAGAGAGGCTGAAGACCTGGACATAGCAGAAGATGATGTGGAACTTTTTGAGATCCCATCTTGGACAAGTGAACGTGGTGGCAAGGTTCTTGTGAATGTGGATAGCTTTGGTGCAGTTGGAGATGGAGTTTCTGATGACACCCAG GCTTTTAGAAAAGCATGGGAAACAGCATGCTCTACTCCAAAATCAGTTTTCTTGGTTCCTCCTGGACGCAGTTATTTAGTTAATGCTACGAAGTTTAAGGGGCCATGTGCAGATAAGTTAGTTGTTCAG ATCGATGGAACAATAGTAGCACCAGATGAACCTAAGAACTGGGACCCAGATCTTGCACGACTCTGGCTTGATTTTTCTAAGCTGCACGGAGTGGCGTTCCAAGGAAACGGAGTTATTGATGGCTCTGGCGGCAAATGGTGGGCATCTTCTTGCAAAAAGAACAAGTCAAAT CCTTGCAGAGGGGCACCAACA GCACTGACTATAGATTCAAGCTCATCTATTAAGGTAAAAGGCCTTACCATTCAGAACAGCCAACAGAtgaatttcgtcatttccaaGTCTGAATCTGTACGAGTATATGAAGTACGAGTCTCATCTCCAGGAGACAGTCCAAACACTGATGGGATCCACATAACTGGATCAACTAATGTTGTTCTTCAAGACTGCAAAATAGGAACAG GGGATGATTGCATCTCAATTGTCAATGCTTCATCTGCTATCAAGATGAAGAGAATATATTGTGGACCAGGACATGGAGTCAG CATTGGAAGCCTTGGGAAGGATAACTCCATGGGCATTGTTACGAAGGTGGTCTTGGATACAGCATTTCTAAGGGAGACTAGCAATGGGGTCAGGATTAAAACTTGGCAG GGTGGTTCCGGTTATGTTCGTGGGGTGCGTTtcgaaaatgtgaggatggaAGATGTTGCCAACCCCATCATTATTGATCAATTCTACTGCGATTCACCAACAACCTGCCAAAACCAG ACATCAGCAGTGCAAATAAGCCAGATTATGTACCGAAACATTAGTGGGATAACAAAAAGCACAGAAGCAATGAAGTTTGCCTGCAGTGATACTGTTCCCTGCCTCAATATAGTGCTGAGCAATATAAACTTAGAGAAAAAGGATGGCACGGTGGAGACCTACTGCAACTCCGCCCAAGGCTTTGGCTATGGTGTCGTGCATCCTTCAGCTGACTGCCTAAGTTCCCACGACAAAGGCTCTATTCTTATTGATCAGAAAGAAAATGCGGAGCTTGTTGAACCCACCAGAGATCATATTGCTCACACAGAACTCTAA